A region of Methyloversatilis discipulorum DNA encodes the following proteins:
- the ovoA gene encoding 5-histidylcysteine sulfoxide synthase codes for MNSHQDTFFLRTPRLDATDPDAMRATLRDYFHATFSRYEQLFEVLTCDEAYYRKPIALRHPLIFYLGHTATFFVNKLLLAGLIHERINPRFESMFAVGVDEMSWDDLNEANYDWPSVQAVRDYRNEVRRLVDRVIGEAPLTLPVNWSNPWWSIIMGIEHERIHLETSSVLIRQSRLDFVRTHPAWAPCRDSGEPPANSLVPVAAGVTQLGRRRDDPIYGWDNEYETRDIAVAAFEASRHVVSNREFLDFVDDGGYRNDAWWDDEGKSWRDFRLQAGIDHPEFWRRKPDGWQLRLMLEEVPMPWNWPVETNCHEARAFCRWKAAKTGRPVRLPTEDEWYRLYDVAGVAEVPEDSKAPANLHLDHWASSCPVDRFAHGDFFDVVGNVWQWTETPIYPFAGFDVHPIYDDFSTPTFDARHNLMKGGAWVSCGNEATRASRYAFRRHFFQHAGFRYVISDAPASAPNVYYESDRQLSEYAEFHYGDEYFGVPNFPKALATIAIEAMGDRPARRALDLGCATGRASFELARHFEHVTGVDFSARFINAGVHLAEQGELRYTLVDEGELVSYKTRRLANMGLESVRGKVEFMQGDACNLKSVLTGYDLILAANLIDRLYDPKAFLAAVHERLNVGGLLMITSPYTWLEEHTKREDWLGGFKKDGESWTTLDGLKAVLGERFRMVGAPRDVPFVIRETRRKHQHTLAEVTLWERVR; via the coding sequence ATGAACAGTCATCAGGACACCTTCTTCCTGCGCACGCCGCGACTCGACGCGACCGATCCGGACGCGATGCGCGCAACCCTGCGCGATTACTTTCACGCCACCTTCAGCCGCTACGAACAGCTGTTCGAAGTGCTCACCTGCGACGAGGCCTATTACCGCAAACCGATCGCGCTGCGCCATCCGCTCATCTTCTATCTCGGCCACACCGCCACCTTCTTCGTGAACAAGCTGCTGCTGGCCGGGCTCATCCATGAGCGCATCAACCCGCGCTTCGAATCGATGTTCGCGGTCGGCGTCGATGAAATGAGCTGGGACGACCTGAACGAGGCGAACTACGACTGGCCGAGCGTGCAGGCGGTGCGCGACTACCGCAACGAGGTCCGGCGTCTGGTGGACCGCGTCATCGGCGAGGCACCGCTCACGCTGCCGGTGAACTGGAGCAACCCGTGGTGGAGCATCATCATGGGCATCGAGCACGAGCGCATCCATCTGGAAACCTCGTCGGTGCTGATCCGCCAGAGCCGGCTCGACTTCGTGCGCACGCACCCGGCGTGGGCGCCCTGTCGCGACAGCGGCGAGCCGCCGGCAAACAGCCTGGTTCCGGTGGCGGCCGGCGTCACGCAGCTGGGCCGTCGCCGCGACGACCCGATCTACGGCTGGGACAACGAATACGAAACGCGCGACATCGCGGTGGCCGCGTTCGAAGCCAGCCGTCATGTCGTCAGCAACCGCGAATTCCTCGACTTCGTCGACGACGGCGGCTATCGCAACGACGCCTGGTGGGACGACGAAGGAAAGAGCTGGCGCGACTTCCGGCTGCAGGCTGGCATCGATCACCCCGAGTTCTGGCGGCGCAAGCCTGACGGCTGGCAGCTGCGCCTGATGCTCGAAGAAGTGCCGATGCCGTGGAACTGGCCGGTCGAAACCAACTGCCACGAGGCGCGCGCCTTCTGCAGATGGAAGGCGGCGAAGACCGGCCGCCCGGTGCGGCTGCCGACCGAGGACGAGTGGTACCGCCTGTACGACGTGGCCGGTGTCGCCGAAGTGCCTGAAGACAGCAAGGCACCCGCCAACCTGCACCTCGATCACTGGGCCTCGTCCTGCCCGGTCGATCGCTTCGCGCATGGCGACTTCTTCGACGTGGTCGGCAACGTCTGGCAATGGACCGAGACGCCGATCTACCCCTTCGCCGGCTTCGACGTGCACCCGATTTACGACGATTTCTCGACGCCCACCTTCGACGCACGCCACAACCTGATGAAGGGCGGCGCGTGGGTTTCCTGCGGCAACGAGGCGACACGCGCGTCGCGCTACGCTTTCCGCCGTCATTTCTTCCAGCACGCGGGGTTCCGATACGTGATCAGCGATGCACCGGCCAGCGCGCCGAACGTCTACTACGAAAGCGACCGGCAGTTGTCCGAGTACGCCGAGTTCCACTACGGCGACGAGTACTTCGGCGTGCCGAATTTCCCGAAGGCGCTGGCGACCATCGCCATCGAGGCAATGGGTGACCGACCGGCGCGGCGCGCGCTCGACCTCGGCTGCGCCACCGGCCGCGCCAGCTTCGAACTGGCCCGCCATTTCGAGCACGTGACCGGCGTCGATTTCTCCGCCCGCTTCATCAACGCCGGCGTGCATCTGGCCGAACAGGGCGAGCTGCGCTACACGCTGGTCGACGAAGGCGAACTGGTGTCGTACAAGACGCGCCGTCTGGCCAACATGGGGCTGGAGTCGGTGCGCGGGAAGGTCGAGTTCATGCAGGGCGACGCCTGCAATCTGAAGAGCGTGCTAACCGGCTACGACCTCATACTCGCCGCCAACCTGATCGACCGGCTGTACGACCCGAAGGCCTTCCTGGCGGCGGTGCACGAGCGGCTGAACGTCGGCGGCCTGCTGATGATCACCTCGCCCTACACCTGGCTGGAAGAACACACCAAGCGCGAGGACTGGCTGGGCGGCTTCAAGAAGGACGGCGAAAGCTGGACCACGCTCGACGGCCTGAAGGCCGTGCTGGGCGAGCGCTTCCGCATGGTGGGCGCGCCGCGCGACGTGCCCTTCGTCATCCGTGAAACCCGCCGCAAGCACCAGCACACGCTGGCCGAGGTGACGCTGTGGGAGCGCGTGCGCTGA
- a CDS encoding ABC transporter permease — protein MRKRLLNAWRLGLKELMSLWNDKVLLIMIVWAFSGGIYSASTATSQELHNAPIGIVDEDRSVLSERIAGAFYGPYFRPPEMITEGQGDAGLDAGLYTFVMIIPPDFERDVLAGAQPSIQVNIDAMRVSQAFIGANYIQNIVLGEAVEFVQHRRSETVAPISLAPTILFNPNLTSAWFGSVMEIINNVTMLSVILTGAALIREREHGTLEHLLVMPLGAFEIMLAKVWSMALVVWVAVLLSLYFVVERALAVPIAGSIPLFMAGTLVQLLATTSLGIFIGTLSRNMPQLGLMMILVILPLELLSGGMTPRESMPQAVQFIMEFAPTTHFVSLAQAVLYRGAGIDVVWPSLLAMAAIAAAFFTASLLMFRRSIAAQG, from the coding sequence ATGAGGAAGCGACTGCTCAACGCCTGGCGGCTCGGGCTGAAGGAACTGATGAGCCTGTGGAACGACAAGGTGCTGCTCATCATGATCGTGTGGGCCTTCTCGGGCGGCATCTACAGCGCGTCGACGGCGACTTCGCAGGAACTGCACAACGCGCCCATCGGCATCGTGGACGAGGACCGCTCGGTATTGAGCGAGCGCATCGCCGGCGCCTTTTACGGCCCCTACTTCCGGCCGCCGGAGATGATTACCGAAGGGCAGGGCGACGCCGGGCTGGATGCCGGGCTGTACACCTTCGTCATGATCATTCCGCCGGATTTCGAGCGCGACGTGCTGGCCGGCGCGCAGCCGTCGATACAGGTGAACATCGACGCGATGCGGGTGAGCCAGGCCTTCATCGGCGCCAACTACATCCAGAACATCGTGCTCGGCGAGGCCGTCGAATTCGTGCAGCACCGGCGCAGCGAGACGGTGGCGCCGATCTCGCTCGCGCCCACCATCCTGTTCAACCCCAACCTGACCAGCGCCTGGTTCGGTAGCGTGATGGAAATCATCAACAACGTGACCATGCTGTCGGTCATCCTGACCGGTGCGGCGCTGATCCGCGAGCGCGAGCACGGCACGCTGGAACACCTGCTGGTGATGCCGCTGGGCGCTTTCGAAATCATGCTGGCCAAGGTGTGGTCGATGGCGCTGGTGGTGTGGGTGGCGGTGCTGCTGTCGCTGTATTTCGTGGTCGAGCGTGCGCTGGCGGTGCCGATCGCCGGCTCGATTCCGCTGTTCATGGCCGGCACGCTGGTGCAGCTGCTGGCCACCACCTCGCTCGGCATCTTCATCGGCACGCTGTCGCGCAACATGCCGCAGCTCGGGCTGATGATGATCCTCGTCATCCTGCCGCTGGAGCTGCTGTCCGGCGGCATGACACCGCGCGAGAGCATGCCGCAGGCGGTGCAGTTCATCATGGAATTCGCACCCACCACCCACTTCGTCAGCCTCGCCCAGGCGGTGCTCTACCGCGGCGCTGGCATCGACGTCGTCTGGCCCAGCCTGCTCGCCATGGCCGCCATCGCGGCGGCCTTCTTCACCGCCTCGCTGCTGATGTTCAGGCGCAGTATCGCGGCGCAGGGCTGA
- a CDS encoding pyridoxamine 5'-phosphate oxidase family protein, which produces MKTAGDPFHDGERALQARAGMQQRMADIGARVIRDHMPEQHRDFFALLPFLIVGSVDADGQPWASVLHGPPGFVRSPDPRSLHVDARPPAGSPLAAHLRDGAALGLLGIQPHTRRRNRMNGRVARVGEAGFDVEVEQSFGNCPKYIRTREAFYSDEGRPGAPQPLAVLDDAARALIASADTLFIASAHADGVDVSHRGGEPGFVSLGTGDVLTLPDYAGNFFFNTLGNLLLEPRAGLLFIDFDSGDLLHVSARAEIVWDGDEVDAHPGAQRLLRLTVTGALRVPRGLPLEWSMSADQT; this is translated from the coding sequence ATGAAAACCGCTGGCGACCCCTTCCACGACGGCGAGCGCGCGCTGCAAGCGCGTGCCGGCATGCAGCAGCGCATGGCCGACATCGGCGCGCGCGTCATCCGCGACCACATGCCGGAGCAGCACCGTGACTTCTTCGCGCTGCTGCCCTTCCTGATCGTTGGCAGCGTCGACGCCGATGGCCAGCCCTGGGCGTCGGTGCTGCACGGGCCGCCGGGCTTCGTGCGGTCGCCCGATCCGCGCAGCTTGCACGTTGATGCGCGGCCGCCGGCCGGCAGTCCGCTGGCGGCGCATCTGCGCGACGGCGCCGCGCTCGGTCTGCTCGGCATCCAGCCGCATACGCGGCGGCGCAACCGGATGAACGGTCGCGTCGCCCGCGTCGGTGAGGCCGGCTTCGACGTCGAGGTGGAGCAGAGCTTCGGCAACTGCCCGAAGTACATCCGCACGCGTGAAGCCTTCTACTCCGACGAGGGCAGGCCGGGGGCGCCGCAGCCGCTCGCCGTTCTCGACGACGCGGCGCGCGCACTGATCGCGTCCGCAGACACGCTGTTCATCGCCAGCGCGCATGCCGACGGCGTCGATGTGTCGCACCGCGGCGGCGAGCCCGGATTCGTGTCGCTCGGCACCGGCGACGTGCTCACCCTGCCTGACTACGCCGGCAACTTCTTCTTCAACACGCTGGGCAACCTGCTGCTCGAACCGCGCGCCGGCCTGCTGTTCATCGACTTCGACAGCGGCGACCTGCTGCACGTGAGTGCGCGTGCCGAGATCGTGTGGGACGGCGACGAAGTCGATGCCCACCCGGGGGCGCAGCGACTGCTCCGTCTGACCGTGACCGGTGCGCTGCGCGTGCCACGCGGCTTGCCGCTCGAGTGGTCTATGAGCGCCGATCAGACGTAG
- a CDS encoding FUSC family protein produces MLRRFAHRITRSPLLARQLRNHHALSGAGCSLGVALVALLAWTVADTRVAIAMAAGALVVSLTDIPAPRRNKLPLLLANLIQMPVVALLVLATHDTLPLFAAAILLIAFASGMATAWGKPGLPLGYGMMMTMAFTMAQPDLPPREQAAHLALQFAGGLCYLLYALLMARLTDTAMRRRAVVDALYAFADYVRGKAALFNAANDLDAVYAELVRRQAAFAERLQTARDFVFVDRCTPEQQALTNGLLALIDAHEAVLASQGDYAPLRDAFGDHRVMHLLAAMTHAAADDVLRLAHGGLSGSRPVLDDTPYRNTRPALEREVAALSADPALDRSAAIAVLEAGRRKLLGAIDGLRRVDRALREPVQVDDEDMSRLLSRSSFAPRALRDEFRLDSPVLRYALRLTLAMAAALALSRWLPWAGHGYWILLTVSLVMRASFSQTRQRQTDRMIGNALGCLFVAVILHLVSAPAVLLGIVFVCIGIAHAFITVRYRVTVTAACVMALLQLHLIAPGSFHISERFFDTVVGVAVAWLFSRVLPSWERDSVTALAARLISALREYVELALTPDTRDMHYRLARRHVQEALGTLSDAVVRMRDEPASQQQPLATLNVLTTRGYLLLAHIAAARRLSARPDVSNAGEQLSAARRELGALLAASPTDDRTTAASDPLSRRLDAARADAQAVVSAARTLGAAS; encoded by the coding sequence ATGTTGCGTCGTTTCGCCCACCGCATCACCCGCAGCCCCCTGCTCGCACGCCAGCTGCGCAACCATCACGCACTGAGCGGCGCCGGCTGCTCGCTTGGCGTGGCACTGGTCGCATTGCTCGCCTGGACCGTCGCCGACACCCGTGTCGCGATCGCGATGGCTGCCGGCGCGCTGGTAGTCAGCCTGACCGACATTCCGGCGCCACGTCGCAACAAGCTGCCGCTGCTGCTGGCCAACCTGATCCAGATGCCGGTGGTCGCCCTGCTGGTGCTGGCCACCCACGACACGCTGCCACTGTTCGCGGCGGCGATCCTGCTGATCGCCTTTGCCTCGGGCATGGCCACCGCGTGGGGCAAGCCCGGCCTGCCGCTGGGCTACGGCATGATGATGACGATGGCGTTCACGATGGCCCAGCCCGATCTGCCGCCGCGCGAGCAGGCGGCGCATCTGGCGCTGCAGTTCGCCGGCGGCCTCTGCTATCTGCTCTACGCGCTGCTGATGGCGCGCCTGACCGACACCGCGATGCGCCGCCGCGCGGTCGTCGACGCGCTGTATGCCTTCGCCGATTATGTGCGCGGCAAGGCGGCGCTGTTCAACGCGGCCAACGACCTCGACGCGGTCTATGCGGAGCTGGTGCGCCGGCAGGCCGCGTTCGCCGAGCGGCTGCAAACGGCGCGCGATTTCGTGTTCGTCGACCGCTGCACACCGGAACAGCAGGCGCTGACCAACGGCCTGCTGGCGCTGATCGACGCGCACGAGGCGGTGCTGGCCAGCCAGGGCGATTACGCGCCGCTGCGCGACGCCTTCGGCGATCACCGCGTCATGCACCTGCTGGCGGCGATGACGCACGCCGCGGCCGACGACGTACTGCGTCTCGCCCACGGCGGCCTGTCGGGCAGCCGGCCGGTGCTCGACGACACGCCGTACCGCAACACGCGCCCGGCGCTGGAGCGGGAGGTCGCGGCGCTGTCGGCCGATCCGGCACTGGACCGCAGCGCCGCCATCGCAGTACTTGAAGCCGGCCGGCGCAAGCTGCTCGGCGCCATCGACGGCCTGCGTCGCGTCGACCGAGCGCTGCGCGAACCGGTGCAGGTCGACGACGAAGACATGAGCCGCCTGCTGTCGCGCTCCAGCTTCGCGCCGCGCGCGCTGCGCGACGAATTCCGGCTCGATTCGCCGGTGCTGCGCTACGCGCTGCGGCTCACGCTGGCGATGGCCGCGGCATTGGCGCTGTCGCGCTGGCTGCCCTGGGCGGGCCATGGCTACTGGATACTGCTGACCGTGTCGCTGGTCATGCGCGCCAGCTTCAGCCAGACCCGCCAGCGCCAGACCGACCGCATGATAGGCAATGCGCTGGGCTGTCTGTTCGTGGCTGTCATCCTGCATCTGGTGTCGGCGCCGGCGGTGCTGCTGGGCATCGTGTTCGTCTGCATCGGCATCGCGCACGCCTTCATCACGGTGCGCTACCGCGTCACCGTGACCGCTGCCTGCGTGATGGCGCTGCTGCAACTGCACCTGATCGCACCCGGCAGCTTCCACATTTCCGAGCGCTTCTTCGACACCGTCGTCGGCGTTGCCGTCGCCTGGCTGTTCAGCCGCGTACTGCCGAGCTGGGAACGCGACAGCGTCACCGCGCTGGCCGCCCGCCTGATCAGTGCGCTGCGCGAATACGTCGAACTGGCGCTGACGCCGGACACCCGCGACATGCACTACCGGCTCGCCCGCCGCCACGTGCAGGAGGCGCTCGGCACGCTGTCCGACGCCGTCGTGCGCATGCGCGACGAGCCCGCTTCGCAGCAGCAGCCGCTGGCCACACTGAACGTACTCACCACGCGCGGCTATCTGCTGCTCGCCCACATCGCCGCCGCACGCCGGCTGAGCGCCCGGCCCGACGTGTCGAACGCCGGAGAGCAGCTCTCCGCCGCACGCCGCGAACTGGGCGCGCTGCTCGCTGCAAGCCCGACAGATGATCGGACCACGGCTGCGTCCGACCCGCTGTCGCGACGTCTGGATGCCGCCCGTGCCGATGCGCAGGCCGTGGTGAGCGCGGCCCGGACGCTGGGGGCCGCAAGCTAG
- a CDS encoding LysR family transcriptional regulator produces the protein MDTLRAMRTFVDIAEHGSLTAAARALDCSLPAVVRTLAALEAHLGVRLLNRTTRRIALTDEGRSYLESCRQVLSAVQDAEDALKEGATEPSGPITLTAPVQFGQMYVAPAVTRFALRHPRVKLRVLLHDRVVNMLEESIDVGVRIGALDDSGLIARPLGTIRRVVVASPALLAAHGEPQHPDALRGAPCVRFTGASSFAWSFHVNGRAMTVPVAGNLEFNHIAPAVDACAAGAGFGLFLSYQVRPQLARGELRVVLRDFEPPPRPVSIVYPHARLLPGRTRLLVDWLARELGSDSTAFAPEPA, from the coding sequence ATGGACACCCTCAGGGCCATGCGCACCTTCGTCGACATCGCCGAGCACGGCAGCCTGACCGCGGCCGCGCGTGCGCTCGACTGTTCGCTGCCCGCGGTCGTGCGCACGCTGGCCGCGCTGGAGGCCCATCTCGGCGTGCGCCTGTTGAACCGCACGACGCGTCGCATCGCGCTGACCGACGAGGGCCGCAGCTATCTCGAAAGCTGTCGCCAGGTGCTGTCGGCGGTGCAGGACGCCGAGGACGCGCTGAAGGAAGGCGCGACCGAGCCGTCGGGGCCGATCACGCTGACCGCGCCAGTTCAGTTCGGCCAGATGTATGTCGCGCCGGCGGTCACCCGTTTCGCGCTGCGCCATCCGCGCGTGAAGCTGCGCGTGCTGCTGCATGACCGCGTCGTGAACATGCTGGAGGAGAGCATCGATGTCGGCGTACGTATCGGCGCACTCGACGATTCGGGCCTGATCGCACGCCCACTCGGCACCATCCGCCGCGTCGTCGTCGCCAGCCCCGCCCTGCTCGCCGCGCACGGCGAACCGCAGCACCCGGACGCGCTGCGCGGCGCGCCCTGTGTCCGCTTTACCGGCGCCTCCAGCTTCGCGTGGAGCTTTCACGTCAATGGCCGCGCGATGACCGTGCCGGTGGCCGGCAACCTCGAGTTCAACCACATCGCACCCGCGGTCGACGCCTGCGCGGCGGGCGCCGGCTTCGGCCTTTTCCTGAGCTACCAGGTCAGGCCGCAACTGGCGCGCGGCGAACTGCGCGTCGTGCTGCGCGATTTCGAGCCGCCGCCGCGCCCGGTCAGCATCGTCTATCCGCACGCCCGGCTGCTGCCCGGCCGCACGCGTCTGCTGGTGGACTGGCTGGCGCGCGAGCTCGGCAGCGACAGCACGGCCTTTGCGCCGGAGCCGGCGTGA
- a CDS encoding response regulator, whose product MTAPFRLLLVDDHPLVRDGLRARLETVDRFAVVAEAGNAAEALDAVRQHAPDCVLMDISMRDIHGIELTRRLHQSAPDLKVIMLTMHDEPQYVIEAFRAGARGYVLKDSPSAEIIAAIDAVCAGQRWFSARVADALVSASLPEPELTPRERDVLDLIADGLGNKEIATRLDLSVRTVESHRINIKRKFELDSSAALMKFAMERRRDRG is encoded by the coding sequence ATGACCGCACCGTTCCGCCTGCTGCTCGTCGATGATCACCCGCTGGTGCGCGACGGCCTGCGCGCGCGGCTGGAAACGGTGGACCGCTTCGCCGTCGTCGCCGAAGCCGGCAATGCGGCCGAAGCGCTCGATGCAGTGCGCCAGCACGCACCGGACTGCGTGCTGATGGACATTTCGATGCGCGACATCCACGGCATCGAACTGACGCGCCGGCTGCATCAGAGTGCGCCCGACCTGAAGGTGATCATGCTCACCATGCACGACGAGCCGCAGTACGTGATCGAAGCCTTCCGCGCCGGCGCGCGCGGCTATGTGCTGAAGGACAGCCCGTCGGCCGAAATCATCGCGGCGATTGATGCGGTCTGTGCCGGCCAGCGCTGGTTCAGCGCGCGTGTGGCCGACGCGCTGGTCAGCGCCAGCCTGCCCGAGCCCGAACTGACGCCGCGCGAGCGCGACGTGCTCGACCTGATCGCCGACGGCCTCGGCAACAAGGAAATCGCCACCCGGCTCGACCTGTCCGTCCGCACGGTCGAAAGCCACCGCATCAACATCAAGCGCAAATTCGAACTGGACAGCAGCGCCGCGCTGATGAAGTTCGCAATGGAGCGCCGCCGCGACCGCGGCTGA
- a CDS encoding MalY/PatB family protein codes for MGARALSTSFDFDLPIPRDGTASVKHDGRAAVFGTEQVTPLWVADMDFAAPPAVVAALAERARHPVYGYTLYPDGAFEALERWLAARHGWNVAREHIHMCPGVVPTLYAAVQAFTKPGDNVIVQPPVYPPFFSAIRDTGRRVVENPLIERDGRWTMDFDQLEGCAARAGSKLLLLCSPHNPVGRVWSHEELDALLAIARRHELVVLSDEIHADLTYPGVRHLPLATLARPGDRVLTTVAPSKTFNVPGLGLSALIADDTERRAVERVFGTLHVSASNPFSVAAFEAAYRDGGPWLDALMDYLETTRDEVIDTVTHRLRGIHPVAPEGTYLLWLDCRGLGLDDDALRDFFIGAGLGLNPGASFGTGGSGHMRLNLASPRAVIRDALARLETALARLETALAKR; via the coding sequence GTGGGAGCGCGTGCGCTGAGTACCTCTTTCGACTTCGATCTGCCGATTCCGCGCGACGGCACGGCCAGCGTCAAGCACGACGGCCGCGCCGCGGTGTTCGGCACCGAGCAGGTCACCCCGCTGTGGGTGGCCGACATGGACTTCGCCGCGCCGCCGGCAGTGGTGGCCGCACTGGCCGAACGCGCGCGTCACCCGGTCTATGGCTACACGCTCTACCCGGACGGCGCCTTCGAAGCGCTGGAGCGCTGGCTGGCCGCACGCCACGGCTGGAACGTCGCGCGCGAGCACATCCACATGTGTCCGGGTGTGGTGCCGACGCTGTATGCGGCGGTGCAGGCCTTCACCAAGCCTGGCGACAACGTCATCGTGCAACCGCCGGTCTATCCGCCCTTCTTCTCGGCCATCCGCGACACCGGCCGGCGCGTGGTCGAGAACCCGCTGATCGAGCGCGACGGCCGCTGGACCATGGATTTCGACCAGCTCGAAGGCTGCGCCGCGCGCGCCGGATCGAAGCTGCTGCTGCTGTGCTCGCCGCACAATCCGGTCGGCCGCGTGTGGTCGCATGAAGAACTGGACGCTTTGCTGGCCATCGCCCGCCGGCACGAACTGGTCGTGCTGTCCGACGAAATCCACGCCGATCTCACCTACCCCGGCGTGCGTCACCTGCCGCTCGCTACGCTGGCGCGCCCGGGCGATCGCGTGCTGACCACGGTGGCGCCGAGCAAGACCTTCAACGTGCCAGGCCTCGGCCTGTCGGCGCTGATCGCCGACGACACCGAGCGGCGCGCGGTCGAGCGCGTGTTCGGCACGCTGCACGTGAGCGCGTCGAACCCGTTCAGCGTCGCCGCCTTCGAAGCCGCCTACCGCGACGGCGGCCCGTGGCTGGACGCGCTGATGGACTATCTCGAAACCACGCGCGACGAAGTGATCGACACCGTCACCCACCGCCTGCGCGGCATCCATCCGGTGGCGCCGGAAGGCACCTATCTGCTGTGGCTGGACTGCCGAGGCCTCGGGCTCGACGACGACGCACTGCGCGACTTCTTCATCGGCGCCGGCCTCGGCCTGAACCCCGGAGCAAGCTTCGGCACCGGCGGCAGCGGCCACATGCGCCTCAACCTCGCATCACCGCGAGCGGTCATCCGCGACGCGCTGGCGAGACTGGAAACGGCGCTGGCGAGACTGGAAACGGCGCTGGCGAAGCGCTGA
- a CDS encoding glutathione S-transferase family protein: MTLTATLRPDAPIVLHGFKLSGHSHRAELFLELLGLPYEFRQVDLAGGEQKTPAFLAKNCFGQVPVIEDGATVIADSNAILVYLAQRYAPGRWLPQDPAGQAEVQRWLTVAAGPVAFGPAAARLVTLFRAQFDTQEVIARAHRLLAVMDGELAGRDWLVGTAPTLADVAVYSYVAHAPEGNVSLDDYPNVRAWLARVEALPGFVAMPVSKVGLRA, encoded by the coding sequence ATGACGCTGACCGCCACCCTCCGCCCGGATGCCCCCATCGTGCTGCACGGCTTCAAGCTGTCCGGCCACAGCCACCGTGCCGAGCTGTTCCTCGAACTGCTCGGCCTGCCCTACGAATTCCGCCAGGTCGATCTGGCCGGCGGCGAGCAGAAGACGCCGGCCTTCCTGGCGAAGAACTGCTTCGGCCAGGTACCGGTGATCGAGGACGGTGCCACCGTCATCGCCGATTCCAACGCCATCCTGGTCTATCTGGCGCAGCGCTACGCCCCCGGCCGCTGGCTGCCGCAGGACCCGGCCGGCCAGGCCGAGGTGCAGCGCTGGCTCACCGTCGCAGCCGGCCCGGTCGCCTTTGGCCCGGCCGCCGCACGGCTGGTCACGCTGTTCCGCGCCCAGTTCGACACGCAGGAGGTGATCGCCCGCGCGCACCGCCTGCTCGCCGTGATGGACGGCGAACTGGCCGGCCGCGACTGGCTGGTCGGCACGGCGCCGACGCTGGCTGATGTCGCGGTGTACAGCTATGTGGCGCATGCACCGGAAGGCAATGTGTCGCTCGACGACTACCCGAACGTGCGCGCCTGGCTCGCCCGCGTCGAAGCGCTGCCCGGCTTCGTCGCGATGCCGGTGAGCAAGGTCGGCCTGCGCGCCTGA